A stretch of Caenibius tardaugens NBRC 16725 DNA encodes these proteins:
- a CDS encoding sulfate/molybdate ABC transporter ATP-binding protein — MIRLDNISKRYGGYQALDSINLDVRDGEFLALLGPSGSGKTTLLRIVAGLAFPDQGSVLFNGEDVTDLKVAERKVGFVFQHYALFKHMTVADNVGFGLSVRPRRARPSKDAIRARAEELLDLVQLRGLGNRYPAQLSGGQRQRVALARALAVEPQLLLLDEPFGALDAQVRKELRRWLRHLHDQMGLTSIFVTHDQEEALELADRVVVMDHGVIEQVGTPEDVYMAPRSRFVSTFVGETNSLPVSIRGGQTHFFDRHIDVAAERVPDGNARLDFRPHDVVVCGEQPGSLPLLVTGVYRRGGEWRVEGELIGVDRTIEVNLDANQPAPEVGKRLGIKVKRAKIFQLSEA, encoded by the coding sequence TTGATCAGGCTCGATAATATCAGCAAGCGCTATGGCGGCTACCAGGCGCTGGACAGCATCAATCTCGACGTGCGCGACGGGGAATTTCTCGCCCTGCTCGGTCCGTCGGGTTCGGGCAAGACGACCCTGTTGCGCATTGTCGCCGGTCTCGCCTTTCCGGATCAGGGCTCGGTCCTGTTCAACGGCGAGGATGTGACCGATCTCAAGGTGGCGGAACGCAAGGTCGGCTTCGTGTTTCAGCACTACGCCTTGTTCAAGCACATGACCGTGGCGGACAACGTGGGTTTCGGCCTGTCCGTGCGGCCGCGTCGGGCCCGTCCCTCCAAGGATGCGATCCGGGCGAGGGCGGAGGAACTGCTCGATCTCGTGCAATTGCGCGGGCTGGGCAATCGTTATCCCGCGCAGCTTTCCGGCGGGCAGCGCCAACGTGTCGCGCTGGCCCGGGCGCTGGCGGTGGAGCCGCAACTGCTTCTGCTCGACGAACCGTTCGGGGCGCTGGATGCACAGGTCCGCAAGGAATTGCGCCGCTGGTTGCGCCACCTGCATGACCAGATGGGGCTGACCTCGATCTTCGTGACGCACGATCAGGAAGAAGCGCTGGAACTGGCGGACCGGGTGGTCGTGATGGATCACGGGGTGATCGAACAGGTCGGCACGCCGGAAGACGTCTATATGGCGCCGCGCAGCCGGTTCGTATCCACCTTCGTGGGGGAAACCAACAGCCTGCCCGTGTCGATCCGTGGCGGACAGACGCATTTCTTCGACCGCCATATCGATGTCGCTGCCGAACGTGTTCCGGATGGCAATGCACGGCTGGATTTCCGGCCGCATGACGTGGTCGTCTGTGGTGAACAGCCCGGCAGTTTGCCGCTTCTGGTGACGGGTGTTTACCGGCGCGGCGGCGAATGGCGCGTCGAAGGGGAATTAATCGGCGTAGACCGGACAATAGAGGTGAATCTGGATGCCAACCAGCCCGCGCCGGAAGTCGGAAAGCGGCTGGGTATCAAGGTAAAACGCGCAAAAATCTTCCAGCTTTCGGAGGCGTAG
- a CDS encoding YezD family protein: MSTIQLAGGIKPDKFQHVEESLANIREALLSLRFGSIAITVHEDRVVQIDITEKKRLRPS; the protein is encoded by the coding sequence ATGAGTACGATCCAGCTTGCCGGCGGCATCAAGCCGGACAAGTTTCAACATGTCGAGGAAAGCCTCGCCAATATTCGGGAAGCACTGCTTTCGCTGCGGTTCGGTTCGATCGCCATTACGGTTCATGAAGACCGCGTGGTCCAGATCGACATTACCGAGAAGAAGCGTCTTCGCCCGAGCTGA